One Roseimaritima multifibrata DNA window includes the following coding sequences:
- a CDS encoding DUF4339 domain-containing protein, producing the protein MPAEAPSFPEPAAASDESSNTIDPVPAPTQETATSVARRFAQLDSAPDAIWYVRPSSGGQYGPAGGDLLCEWIEQGRVGSSSLLWRDGWAQWRSAEEVLPELSVATPPIPPANIPGIPAAPVVAVPPTRIVVNEPTAEFQGDNQPGVIRSKRKQKRIKLISLMLAICLLLIGALVIAIYSSS; encoded by the coding sequence GCCGGCTGAAGCCCCATCCTTTCCGGAACCAGCCGCCGCCTCCGACGAATCTTCAAACACCATCGATCCGGTACCCGCTCCGACACAAGAAACAGCGACGTCCGTCGCACGTCGATTTGCTCAATTGGATTCGGCTCCTGACGCAATCTGGTATGTTCGCCCCAGTTCCGGTGGTCAGTATGGGCCCGCTGGAGGAGACCTCCTGTGCGAGTGGATCGAACAGGGCCGCGTTGGTTCCAGCTCCTTGCTCTGGCGCGATGGCTGGGCTCAGTGGCGGTCGGCGGAAGAGGTGTTGCCTGAACTAAGCGTCGCGACTCCGCCGATCCCTCCCGCGAACATTCCTGGCATCCCAGCGGCCCCGGTGGTTGCGGTCCCGCCGACGCGTATCGTTGTGAACGAACCAACGGCGGAGTTCCAAGGAGACAACCAACCGGGCGTCATACGAAGTAAACGCAAACAGAAACGAATCAAACTGATCAGCCTGATGCTTGCAATCTGTTTGTTACTGATCGGGGCATTGGTCATCGCCATATACAGTTCGTCATAG